The following are encoded together in the Kwoniella europaea PYCC6329 chromosome 1, complete sequence genome:
- a CDS encoding di-trans,poly-cis-decaprenylcistransferase: MNANTHTIEASNLSLLSRIIHLSFSVATTVLLYLISLGPIPQHVGFVMDGNRRYARGLGKEVSEGHGEGFAALKRTLEICLRLRIRVVSVYAFAIDNFSRSENEISALMRLAKDRLAELCQHGALLEEYGVQIKFIGQISLFPPDVQQAIKEMEEMTAGHKNGVLNVCSPYASRDEITTSIQNTIRSVYNGDLEIDQITSTTVFNNLGTSQAISKVNSRLFKRPEESGKLDILVRTSNVKRLSDFMMWQASEDTQLHFVNTFWPEFGLSDMIPILLGWQQKQWIKQLGWD; this comes from the exons ATGAACGCAAATACTCATACAATCGAGGCCTCCAATCTCTCCCTACTGAGTCGCATCATACATCTCTCATTTTCAGTGGCTACTACCGTActcctctacctcatctCCCTCGGACCCATCCCACAACATGTCGGATTCGTCATGGACGGGAATAGACGGTATGCGAGGGGACTAGGGAAAGAGGTATCAGAGGGACACGGTGAAGGGTTTGCAGCTCtcaagagg ACCCTAGAAATATGCCTTCGACTTCGGATACGAGTGGTATCAGTCTATGCATTTGCAATCGATAATTTCAGCAGATCCGAGAATGAAATCTCAGCTCTGATGAGGTTGGCGAAAGATCGTTTAGCAGAATTATGTCAAcatgg AGCGCTACTAGAGGAATACGGAGTACAGATCAAATTCATCGGACAGATATCTCTATTCCCACCTGACGTGCAACAGGCTatcaaagagatggaagagatgactGCGGGACATAAGAA CGGCGTATTGAATGTTTGCTCACCATACGCTTCCCGAGATGAAATTACCACTTCGATTCAGAACACTATCAGATCTGTCTACAATGGCGACTTAGAAATAGATCAAATCACTTCTACCACCGTGTTCAACAACCTTGGCACTTCCCAAGCTATCTCAAAGGTCAACTCGAGACTTTTCAAAAGACCAGAAGAAAGCGGGAAATTAGATATACTAGTCAGGACGTCGAACGTCAAGAGATTGAGTGATTTCATGATGTGGCAA GCATCGGAAGATACCCAGTTGCACTTCGTCAATACTTTTTGGCCGGAATTTGGCTTGTCCGATATGATACCTATCTTATTAGGTTGGCAGCAGAAACAGTGGATAAAACAATTGGGTTGGGACTGA